One genomic window of Thermoanaerobacterales bacterium includes the following:
- a CDS encoding tryptophan transporter, which produces MTNPAARETVGGGVAMPASKQLALVAMLLAIGAVLRAFTPPLFGITPNFVIAMYCLAILLVRPGFGGALGIGLVGGAVCMFLSKSPIPYLNLITEPIGALACVLIVRYLPELALKRYAFKPIVATTVGTLASGTSYITLNFFVFLNMPFEAWQAAFLGVVLPVTLINAVLTQLLYAPSKRFLRA; this is translated from the coding sequence ATGACGAATCCGGCAGCCCGGGAAACCGTGGGAGGCGGCGTTGCCATGCCGGCCAGCAAGCAACTGGCGCTCGTGGCGATGCTTCTGGCCATCGGCGCTGTTCTGCGCGCCTTTACGCCGCCCCTGTTCGGGATCACCCCCAACTTTGTCATCGCGATGTACTGCCTGGCTATTCTTCTGGTGCGGCCCGGCTTCGGCGGGGCGCTCGGCATCGGCCTGGTCGGCGGGGCGGTGTGCATGTTCCTTTCCAAGTCGCCGATCCCGTACCTGAACCTGATCACCGAGCCCATCGGGGCCCTGGCCTGCGTCCTGATCGTCCGCTACCTGCCCGAACTGGCCCTGAAGCGTTATGCCTTCAAGCCGATCGTGGCCACCACCGTCGGCACCCTGGCCAGCGGCACCAGTTACATCACGCTGAACTTCTTCGTCTTCTTGAACATGCCGTTTGAGGCCTGGCAGGCGGCCTTTCTCGGTGTCGTCCTCCCGGTGACCCTGATCAACGCCGTCCTGACCCAGCTGTTGTACGCACCGTCGAAGCGGTTCCTGCGCGCCTAG
- a CDS encoding ABC transporter ATP-binding protein: protein MLITVENLSFAYPRGEREALAGIGLKIAAGEFVGITGPAGAGKSTLLACLNGIIPNLQPGRLEGRVLLDGREVGRQTVAQTAETVGTVLQDPESQLICADVEEEVAFGPRHAGCEEAETAERVEEALAMVGAAHLRRRTTASLSGGEKQRVAIAAALAMRPRVLVLDEPTAELDPVGTEEIFRVLGRLHRERGMTVIIAEQKTSHLARHAGRIMVLYAGRVLMDGAPRAVFARQKELSRVGVAVPPVARLAAGLGLAPGEELPLTVAEGENWVRRRL from the coding sequence TTGCTGATCACGGTGGAGAATCTGTCCTTCGCGTATCCACGGGGCGAGAGAGAGGCCCTGGCGGGGATCGGGCTGAAGATCGCGGCCGGGGAGTTCGTGGGCATCACCGGCCCGGCCGGAGCGGGCAAGAGCACGCTCCTGGCCTGCCTGAACGGTATCATCCCCAACCTGCAGCCGGGCCGGCTGGAGGGCCGGGTGCTGCTTGACGGGCGGGAGGTCGGCCGGCAAACCGTGGCGCAGACGGCGGAGACGGTGGGCACCGTGCTCCAGGACCCGGAAAGCCAGCTGATCTGCGCCGACGTGGAGGAGGAGGTGGCCTTCGGCCCCCGGCACGCGGGCTGTGAAGAGGCGGAGACGGCGGAGCGGGTGGAGGAGGCCCTGGCGATGGTCGGGGCGGCGCACCTGCGCCGCCGGACCACCGCCTCCCTCTCCGGCGGCGAGAAGCAGCGGGTGGCCATCGCCGCCGCTCTGGCCATGCGGCCGCGGGTGCTGGTCCTCGACGAGCCGACGGCGGAGCTGGACCCGGTGGGGACGGAGGAAATCTTCCGCGTCCTCGGCCGCCTGCACCGGGAGCGGGGTATGACGGTGATCATCGCCGAGCAGAAGACGTCCCACCTGGCGCGCCACGCGGGCCGGATCATGGTGCTTTACGCCGGGCGGGTCCTGATGGACGGCGCTCCCCGCGCGGTTTTCGCCCGGCAGAAGGAACTCTCCCGCGTCGGCGTGGCCGTGCCGCCGGTGGCGCGGCTGGCGGCGGGGCTGGGCCTGGCGCCCGGCGAGGAACTGCCGCTGACGGTGGCCGAGGGAGAGAACTGGGTGAGGAGGCGGCTTTGA